The Vicinamibacteria bacterium DNA segment CAGGCGACGAGCTGTCGCCCATTCCGCTAGCCGAGGTCGAAGGGCCGATGGAGCTAGAGGATCGCTTTTACCAGCCGCCCCCGAAGCCGAGCCCGCCGGAAGAAGCGCCGCTAATAAGCCCTCCATCGCTCGAAGCCCCAGCGACTCCGGAGCCTCCCGCCCCTCCGCCGGCGCCGTTCGCGCGAGAAGTGCGATCTCCTACTCCTCCGCCGGCCCCGCCGCCACAGCGGACGGAAGCTTCTGCAGCGCCGCCGAAATCGCCCATCGCCGGGCCGAGCTCGCCGGAAACGATCGCTAAGAGCAAAGCCGACATGGAGACACGAACGTTGGCCGAGCTCTACGCCTCCCAAGGCCACGTGGAGAAGGCGATCGAGGTGTACAAGAACCTCCTTGCCCGCAACCCGGGGGACGTCGAGTACCAGACTCGCGTCGACGAGCTCACCATGCTCCAACAAGCCTCCGCCCGGCGCGCCAAGAGCCCATCTGTCGGCGAAACGAGCGGAGAGAGCGGCGTGGGCAGGGATGCACCGGCTGACGAGGTCCGGGGGAAGACCATTGCCCTTCTGGAACAGTGGCTTCACGCCATCCGTGAATCCAAGAGGGCATGAGTGATCTTCACCGAAGTTCTCCGGAACGTCGCGGGAAAGGTGGACGGCTGCGTCGGACTCGTCGTGATGGGAATGGACGGTATCCCCATCGAGCGGCTCGTGACCGACTCGATAAAGAATTTCGATGTGCTCGCGACGGAAAGCACGGGCCTGCTCCGCGCCACGATCCAGGCGTCCAACGAGCTGACGGCCGGGGCGTTCAAGGAGCTCAACTTCGTGACGGAATCCCTCTCGGTTCTGGCCGTAGCGATCACGGGCGACTACGTCCTGCTGGGAGCGTTCCGACCCTGGAGCAATCACGGGAAGGGTCGGTTCTACCTCAAACTCGCGGCTCAACAGCTCGAAAAGGAGTTCCTTTAGCGACGCCGTTCCCCGAAGGAGCTCCCGGTAACGTCGTTTGCCGGGTTTGTTCGCCTGTGCTAATGTCCCGCCTCTCGGTTGAGACGGAGTTTTGTCTACTTTGAAAATCGAAGACGTGAAGGCGCTCGTCGATCTCGTTTCCGAACGTAATATCGCCGAGCTCGAGCTCGAAGAAGCGGGCGTGAAGCTGAAGATCCGCAAGGCCATTTCCGGATCCCATGCTCCTGCCACTTCGGTCGTGATCGGCTCCGACGAGTCGTCTGCCGCTTCCAAGTCGCCGAAGGCCTCGCCTTCGACGGCCGCGCCGTCTCCGAGCTCTCAGGACGGGCTCGCCTACGTGCTGTCTCCGATGGTGGGCACTTTTTATCGGCAGCCGGAGCCGGGGGCGGATCCCTTCGCGAGGGAAGGAGATCACGTCGCCAAGGGCCAGGTCCTGTGTATCATCGAGGCGATGAAGCTCATGAACGAGATCGAGTCCGAGTATCACGGCGAGCTCGTCCAGGTTCTCGCCGAGAATGGCCAGCCGGTTCAGTTCGGCGATCGTCTCTTCGCCATTCGCGAGATGTGACTCGTGTCGTTCCAACCTATCTCGTGCCTTCATGTTCAAGAAGATACTCATAGCCAACCGGGGCGAGATAGCCCTGCGGGTAATCTCCGCTTGCCGCGAGCTCGGCATCCGGACGGTCGCGGTCTATTCCCAAGCCGATGCCCACTCTCTGCACGTTCGGTTCGCCGACGAGGAAGTGTGTATCGGTCCCGCTCGCAGCGTCGATAGCTACCTGA contains these protein-coding regions:
- a CDS encoding tetratricopeptide repeat protein, with the translated sequence EDTEIEERMGRLRGEMDLLPPLPTPVADNASTEVPFVEASEQTLFVAPEAEEASVADSPTPGDELSPIPLAEVEGPMELEDRFYQPPPKPSPPEEAPLISPPSLEAPATPEPPAPPPAPFAREVRSPTPPPAPPPQRTEASAAPPKSPIAGPSSPETIAKSKADMETRTLAELYASQGHVEKAIEVYKNLLARNPGDVEYQTRVDELTMLQQASARRAKSPSVGETSGESGVGRDAPADEVRGKTIALLEQWLHAIRESKRA
- the accB gene encoding acetyl-CoA carboxylase biotin carboxyl carrier protein, whose product is MKIEDVKALVDLVSERNIAELELEEAGVKLKIRKAISGSHAPATSVVIGSDESSAASKSPKASPSTAAPSPSSQDGLAYVLSPMVGTFYRQPEPGADPFAREGDHVAKGQVLCIIEAMKLMNEIESEYHGELVQVLAENGQPVQFGDRLFAIREM